The Maridesulfovibrio ferrireducens genome segment TGCTTTATTATCGGGATCGATATCAAGAGCCTTGCGGAACATCGCACGCGCTTCCGAATTTTCTCCGCGCATGTAATAAAGTATTCCCATATTCACCATTGAATCAGCCAAGCGGGGATCAAGCTCCAAGGCCTTCTTGTAATCGCGCAGGGCTTCATCCAATTTTCCCTGTTTATGATTAACAATCCCCCGGTTTGCATAGGCAGTAGAATAGTCAGGATTAACCTGTAAAGCCCGATGATAAAGCTCCATAGCGCTGACCAGCTCTCCGCGTTTACTGTAAATATTCGCAAGATTTGTCATAGCCTTGTAGTGCGAGGGATCGGCTTTTATTGCAGCTCTGAAATGCTGCGCCGCCTTACCGGATTCTTTTTTACGCTCAAGAAGATTTGCGTAGTTGTAGTGCATATGATGGTTATTTTCGGTCACGGACAACGCACGCTCATAAAGAGATTCACTGTTCTGCCAATATCCGGCCTGAGTATATGCTCCTGCCAGCAGAACCAGAACAACTATCGCTCCGGCAGACACTGCAACTTTCGCAGGTATGCACCCTTTTTTTACCAGACAAGCAATCCCGAAACAGATCGCCATATAAAGCCCGATAAAAGGGATATACGCATAACGATCAGCCATAGCCTGATCACCGACCTGCACCAGTCCGATAACAGGAACGAGCGTTCCCACATACCAAAACCAGCCCACAGCGACAAAAGGAGCCTTCTTTATATAGCGGATACAAACAGCCGAAACTGCTATTATAAAAAGTGCGGCACAAATAGGTTTCCATATCGCAATGTCCTGCGGATAAGGATAAAAAACTGCCAGATCAACAGGAAACACAAGCTCACGCAGGTAGGAAACCCACGAAACAAGCGCATTGGAAAATCGCAAGCCCAAAGGAAATGATTCACTGGACTGCATGGCTCCGTCGCCCTTCTGCGCCATAAAAGTAAGAACTGAAGACAGCACCGAAAGGAATACCAATGGCAGCTTTTCAACGGCGAGTTTAATAAATTTTGCAACAGGATTCTTTTTCAGATCAATCCTGCCGAGAGGCCAGAAATCCAAAAGAAGCAATGCGGCGGGGAGAGTTACAACCATAGGTTTGGCGAGTATGCCCATACCGGTAAAGAAAAATGTCAGAGCGTAACTGCTCATATTTTTGGACTTCACCCAGTCAAGCCAGCTGATCATACCCAGCAGCCAGAAAAAAGTACAAAGCACATCCTTTCGCTCAGAAACCCATGCTACAGATTCAACATGAGCCGGATGCACAGCAAAAAGCGCGGCAACAAAAAAAGACGGAATAAGTCCGCCCTCTTCAAGCCCGGATGTTGCTTTGAGCAGAAAAAAGAAAAGCAGCAGCACATTAACCAGATGCAGAAAAACATTCACCAGATGGCGCGCTCCGGCAGAATCGCCGAAAAGCGAGGTGTCGATCATATGTGAAACAACGGTCAGCGGATGATAATTGGAAAGTTGAAAGGAACTGAACGCCCAACTGACATTTTCAGCTGAAACGCCCTGCATAACCCTTTCATTATCGGTGACGTAACTTGTGTCGTCATAAGTAACCAATTCGAATTTTCCGCACTGGGAATATACAATCAAAACAAGCGCAGCCAGAATAACTGCCGCCGCCATTCCTTTCCTGAAATCATTATCCGCTATAAAACCGGGCATATCTAGGCCTATCTGTCCTTACGAAATTCTACAGACTTAAGAAACTCACTTTTCATCCAGCCCAGCCTGTGCAAAGCCGTTTCAACGGAACACCTGAGCACTCCTATTCCGTATTTAACCGAACGCTTAAAACTTATGGACGAAGAATCATCCATATACCGTGTGGGACAAGTCACTTCACCGATATCGTAACCAGCGTAAATAATCTGACAAAGCATCTGATTATCGAAAATAAAATCATCACTGTTTACACCGTACGGAACCTTTTCCAGCAGTTCACGAGAAAAAGCGCGATAGCCAGTATGGTATTCGGAGAGATGGTAACCGACCATTACATTCTGAAAAACGGTAAGAAACCGGTTTGAAATATATTTATAAAGAGGCATTCCGCCCTTGCGCGCTCCGGTTCCGAGGATACGTGAACCCAGCATACAGTCGAAAACACCGTTTGCAATGGGAGAAACCATGGCTGAGATAATAAGCGGAGTATACTGGTAATCCGGATGAACCATAACAACAACATCCGCACCCATTTTAAGAGCGGTGTCATAACAGGTTTTCTGATTACCGCCGTAACCGGTATTGCATGTGTGAGCGACTATTTTAATACCAAGACTTTCAGCCTGCGAAACAGTGTCGTCTCTACTGCAATCGTCTACCAGCAAAATCTCATCAACAACGCCGTCAGGCAATTCGTCCAAGGTTCTTTTTAATGTTGATGCTGCGTTATAAGCAGGCATTACCATTACAACTTTTTTTCCATTAACCATCTGTTCATTATCTCCTGTGAATGAAACGGCCTTACGCATCCGAATATCTATCAGTATAAAATTTCAAAAATTTAGTATAGTTGATTACAGCTTCAAGCGGCTTACCACCAAAACACAGACTCAATCAACAGCTATCACTGCGGTTGCCTGCGCAGTTGCCTGTAAGGAAGCTTTCTAGTAACCAGTCCGCAAGGTAAATAAGTAACAGCAATAGTAATTTTGCAGCATGAGGTAATATAGAAATGGAAAAAGCAAAAATCAGAGAATATATTCACGCGATCATAATGAAAAAATGTACTCACGATGAATCTGCCAGACAGAATGCCATCGGTGAATTCATAACTATGACCATGCCCAATATTGATGAAGGATCTGCTAATAATATAAAATTAATGATCCCCACCATTGCCGAACTATACGATAAATGGGCCGTCATGTTCATCGACAGACTGCTTGAAACTGTACCTGAAAATCAGATTGAAGAACTTTGCAGCGGAACCCCTGAAAACGATTCTGCGCTCGTCCTTGTATACATCATGTTCATGGAATCGGAACGCATGGAAAAACAGATTGCAGAAGATATTTCCACCTACGCCCCCACTCAGAATGACGAGCAGGGAAACATTGCCAGCGAATATATCCGCGCAAAACTTTCGCAGATTGCCGCTGATCAGGAAAAGGAAAAAAAAGGGACTCCGATTCAATAGCGTAAAAATAAAATCCGTCAGATCATTTAATATCTCTACATTAGAAAAAGAGCAGCCTGTGTCATTTACACAAGTTGCTCTTTTTTAATATATTAAATCTATTATATTTTAATCTGTTTCTAAAAAAAATACCGAACTGCCGCTACCATCCCCATACCGAATGCAACTGTCCCGAAGAAATTTCGTGTAAACATTGCCAGAGCAAAAGTAGGGACCGCAACCCACAAATATATATTGTCGAAGCCTAAGTTTATCACCCCTTCAGGGGCTAAAAGCGAAGGGACGAGCATTGCAGACAATACCGCAGTAGGAACATATCCCAACCAGCGTGTAACTACAGGTGAAAGTTCTCTCGAACTTAAGGTCAGAACAGGAAGCAGACGCGGCCCGTAAGTCACGACCATCATACCGATAATTATAAATAAAACTATTTTTTGGTCCACGACAATGCCACTCCAAGACTTGCGCCGATAAGCGTTGCGATTATAACATTCCACTGCCCTGCACCGCCGAGAGCAAGTGCTGTGGAAAGCAGACCCGTGATCACACCTACTATGACATGACTTCTGTCTTTAATCTGAAATATTAGCAGAGCAATAAACATGGCCGGAAGCGCGTAATCAAGCCCCATAGGTTTAATGTCGGCAATCAGCGAACTCGAAATAACTCCCAGAACAGTCCCGCCGACCCACGCCAACTGGGAAATACTGTTAATAAGATAAGTTTCGCTTTTTCCAGTCTCTCCTTTGCCGAATCTGATCGAATTCACTGCAAAAGTTTCATCGGTAAGCTGAAAACTGAATGCAACCAGCTCCAGCTTGCTCCACTTACGTAAGTATGGAGAGAGAGCCGCCGACATAAGGAGATGTCTAAGATTAACTACAAAGGTTGTTACTATAATAGAAACGGCTGAAGCGCCGGATGCAAAAAGTCCGACCGCAATAAACTGTGCTGAGCCAGCAAAGACCAAAAGGGACATCAGCACGGTGTTATCAACCGAAATTCCAGTCTTGCGGGCCAGAACTCCATAAGCAAATCCGACGGGCAAATAGCCAAGCACAATAGGCAGAGCCTGCTTCATTGCCGACATCAATACGTCATTAAATCTCATTTTACGGGAACTCATTACGGATTCCACACTTACCTCCAGCGACATTAATACTCAAAAAATCAAGACTAAAATTTTCCTTGAAGACAACTATAAAAGAACATACAATCTGTAACCAGTACAGACACAGTTTATATAAATCTGAATCATAACAGATTAACAAAACAGGACTCAAAATATGACAAGTCAGCGTGGCGAAGACGAATACAGATACAAAAAGGTTGAGCAGGAAATCTCCAAACATATCATTGCTGGAGATTTAGTTCCCGGAGACAAGCTTCCTTCTCTGAGACAGATGAGTACAAACCTCAAAGTATCAATTTCAACGGTCAGCCATGCTTATGAAGAGCTGGAAAAAAGAGGATTAATAGAATCCCGTCCCAGATCCGGATATTTTGTACGCAGCGAATTCCGCAAGATTCCTACGCCTTTGGTTAACACAGCCCAAAAACTTGAACCGCACACCGTCACCAAAAACAAATTGATTCAAACCGCTCTTGAGACTGTAGGGAATAAAAATTTATTGCCGCTGGGAGTTGTCTGCCCCAGTAGTGAGCTGTTGCCTACAAAACACCTCTCGAAGATAATGAGCGCTGTAATCAGAGAAAACCCGGATCTCTCAATAAATTACGAATCCATTTCCGGTAATATGCAACTGCGCAGACAGATTGCCTTCCGCTCGGTGGACTGCGGTTCCAATTTAACAGCCGAAGACCTGATAATCACCACCGGAGCAATGGAAGCACTATATATATCCCTGCGCACACTCACCCGCCCCGGTGATTTAGTCCTTATTCAGTCGCCCACATATTATTGTTTCCTGCAACTGGTAGAAAGCCTTGGACTGCGTGCAATAGAAATTCCTTCGTGTCCTAAAAACGGAATAAACACGAAAGAGTTCTCCGCGGCAGTAAAAAAATTCGACCTGAAAGCCTGTATTCTTTCACCCAATTTCAACAATCCTGACGGCGGCCTTACTCCCGACCATGCAAAAAAAGAAATAGTTGAACTGCTCGCTGAAAAAAATATTCCACTGGTTGAAGATGATGTTTATGGAGATATTTATTTCGGAGATACCAGACCGCGAACCTTCAAATCTTTTGACCGCAAGGGCGGAGTACTGCTCTGTTCCTCTTTTTCCAAGACCATTGCCCCGGGATACCGCGTAGGCTGGCTGGCTCCGGGCCGTTATCTCGAGAAGGCCATGGAAATAAAAGCCACTACAAACGTATCCTGCGCCTCCCCTACTCAGATGGCTATAGCCAGATACCTGAGAGAAGCTCATTTTGACCGCCATCTCAAAAAACTGCGCTCGGCCATGAAAGAACAAATGAATAAAATGCGCACGGAGATAGCCCTGTCATTCCCCAAAGGGACAAAGGTCACCGATCCGAAAGGAGGCTCTGTTCTATGGGTAGAACTTCCTGCCGGAACAGATGGTATAGATCTTTTTTTCAAGGCCAGAGAGGAAGGAATCGGAATAATACCCGGCTCTGTATTTTCAACCCGCGATGCTTTTTCAAATTACATCAGACTCAGCAGCGGAGCCCTCTGGAGCGACAAAATTCAGAAAGGTCTTAAACGGCTTGGCGAACTTGCCACGAAGTAAAACTATCCGAGACTTTCGCTTAAGACTTTTTCAACCATATCGGCGGCGTCTTCCAGTGAAAATTCAGGATCACTTTCAATTAGTGCCATCTGCAAATTAACTTCGCGCTGCACATCAATTTTTTCAGGATTAAAATATCCTTTCCATACAGACAGAACTTTATCCCCGTTGCCGATACGACAAAAAACTAAACCTAAATATAGTGAAGAAAAATTATCTTCACCTAATATTTTAATAGTCCGCTCAAGCTCCACCTTCGCCTGAATAAACTTTCCGCACAGGTACAGACTGTGCCCGTATCTTTTTCTGGCATTTGCATTGTGAGGCTCTGACTTAATAAAATCTTTATATTTATCTGCGGCTTCAGAATACCTTTTGCTTTCATAAGCAACATTTGCGGCGGCAAGAACATCAAGGTCAACTTCAGTCGCAGCTATAGGCTTTGCCGCACTCTGAATCTGTTCCTTGTCATCCTTGGGCCTGAATCCGCCGAAAAGAAACCCTCTTCTGGATAACTTTTGAGGCTTTTTAACTCCGGACATCTAAATACCTCCAATTTTGTAACAAATCGGAGTGTAACGACAAATCCATTCGGGGCCAAGCCTAATATGAGTGTCAGCAGTAGACTTATTTTCATCCTCAATGTAAATTGCAGATATCACAATCTATACAAAGGATTACCGATGAAAAAATTACTACTAATACTGCTCGCGTTAATGACGTTTATATCCTGCACAGCCGCAGCCGGCTATGACACCCCTTTCGAGACAGGTGGTAAAATATATAAGGTTGCCCTTCTGCCGTGGCGGGCAGACACTATGGACTTTACAATGAAACACCGCTGGACAATGACACAGGCTTTGAAAAAAGCTTGTAAACAATCCGGCGCTTTTGTTTTCTCCAACTCAGCCTATTCAGTTAACGGGGGCAACATTCCTGTTCTTGAAAACGTGGATAACCAAAAGTTGTGGGTAAGAAAAAAATACGGTAAATATGAACCGAATATTGATGAAGTTTTAAAAGTTCTCGGCAATACAGATGCTGACTTTGCATTGCTCTATGTTATCAGCGCAGACAACGGCGGCACTGTGGATCAAGGTTCTTCATATTCCAGATCGGACTACATCAGAGCCTTTTTGATCAATAG includes the following:
- a CDS encoding AzlC family ABC transporter permease; translated protein: MESVMSSRKMRFNDVLMSAMKQALPIVLGYLPVGFAYGVLARKTGISVDNTVLMSLLVFAGSAQFIAVGLFASGASAVSIIVTTFVVNLRHLLMSAALSPYLRKWSKLELVAFSFQLTDETFAVNSIRFGKGETGKSETYLINSISQLAWVGGTVLGVISSSLIADIKPMGLDYALPAMFIALLIFQIKDRSHVIVGVITGLLSTALALGGAGQWNVIIATLIGASLGVALSWTKK
- a CDS encoding tetratricopeptide repeat protein, giving the protein MPGFIADNDFRKGMAAAVILAALVLIVYSQCGKFELVTYDDTSYVTDNERVMQGVSAENVSWAFSSFQLSNYHPLTVVSHMIDTSLFGDSAGARHLVNVFLHLVNVLLLFFFLLKATSGLEEGGLIPSFFVAALFAVHPAHVESVAWVSERKDVLCTFFWLLGMISWLDWVKSKNMSSYALTFFFTGMGILAKPMVVTLPAALLLLDFWPLGRIDLKKNPVAKFIKLAVEKLPLVFLSVLSSVLTFMAQKGDGAMQSSESFPLGLRFSNALVSWVSYLRELVFPVDLAVFYPYPQDIAIWKPICAALFIIAVSAVCIRYIKKAPFVAVGWFWYVGTLVPVIGLVQVGDQAMADRYAYIPFIGLYMAICFGIACLVKKGCIPAKVAVSAGAIVVLVLLAGAYTQAGYWQNSESLYERALSVTENNHHMHYNYANLLERKKESGKAAQHFRAAIKADPSHYKAMTNLANIYSKRGELVSAMELYHRALQVNPDYSTAYANRGIVNHKQGKLDEALRDYKKALELDPRLADSMVNMGILYYMRGENSEARAMFRKALDIDPDNKAARKNLSLVQ
- a CDS encoding PLP-dependent aminotransferase family protein: MTSQRGEDEYRYKKVEQEISKHIIAGDLVPGDKLPSLRQMSTNLKVSISTVSHAYEELEKRGLIESRPRSGYFVRSEFRKIPTPLVNTAQKLEPHTVTKNKLIQTALETVGNKNLLPLGVVCPSSELLPTKHLSKIMSAVIRENPDLSINYESISGNMQLRRQIAFRSVDCGSNLTAEDLIITTGAMEALYISLRTLTRPGDLVLIQSPTYYCFLQLVESLGLRAIEIPSCPKNGINTKEFSAAVKKFDLKACILSPNFNNPDGGLTPDHAKKEIVELLAEKNIPLVEDDVYGDIYFGDTRPRTFKSFDRKGGVLLCSSFSKTIAPGYRVGWLAPGRYLEKAMEIKATTNVSCASPTQMAIARYLREAHFDRHLKKLRSAMKEQMNKMRTEIALSFPKGTKVTDPKGGSVLWVELPAGTDGIDLFFKAREEGIGIIPGSVFSTRDAFSNYIRLSSGALWSDKIQKGLKRLGELATK
- a CDS encoding glycosyltransferase family 2 protein, encoding MRKAVSFTGDNEQMVNGKKVVMVMPAYNAASTLKRTLDELPDGVVDEILLVDDCSRDDTVSQAESLGIKIVAHTCNTGYGGNQKTCYDTALKMGADVVVMVHPDYQYTPLIISAMVSPIANGVFDCMLGSRILGTGARKGGMPLYKYISNRFLTVFQNVMVGYHLSEYHTGYRAFSRELLEKVPYGVNSDDFIFDNQMLCQIIYAGYDIGEVTCPTRYMDDSSSISFKRSVKYGIGVLRCSVETALHRLGWMKSEFLKSVEFRKDR
- a CDS encoding tetratricopeptide repeat protein; the encoded protein is MSGVKKPQKLSRRGFLFGGFRPKDDKEQIQSAAKPIAATEVDLDVLAAANVAYESKRYSEAADKYKDFIKSEPHNANARKRYGHSLYLCGKFIQAKVELERTIKILGEDNFSSLYLGLVFCRIGNGDKVLSVWKGYFNPEKIDVQREVNLQMALIESDPEFSLEDAADMVEKVLSESLG
- a CDS encoding AzlD domain-containing protein, which gives rise to MDQKIVLFIIIGMMVVTYGPRLLPVLTLSSRELSPVVTRWLGYVPTAVLSAMLVPSLLAPEGVINLGFDNIYLWVAVPTFALAMFTRNFFGTVAFGMGMVAAVRYFF